A genomic segment from Bradyrhizobium diazoefficiens USDA 110 encodes:
- the serA gene encoding phosphoglycerate dehydrogenase, whose translation MPAPGQSPERSAKALLLEGVNDSAVDLFRSAGFANVERLTKALDGEALRQALKGVSLLGIRSRTQITDDVLAAADQLLAVGCFSVGTNQVDLLAARKRGIPVFNAPFSNTRSVAELVIGEIVMLLRQIFPRSVSAHDGGWDKSATGSREVRGRTLGIIGYGNIGSQLSTLAEAMGMRVIYYDRTDKLRHGNTEPVEKLEELLAQSDVVSLHVPETPETSGMIGEKELRAMKPGSFLINNSRGTVVDLDALARALRDGHIAGAAIDVFPVEPSSNSDRFKSPVQGLGNVILTPHIGGSTEEAQERIGGEVARKLVDYFITGSTMGAVNFPEVQLHLRPSGARFSHVHRNVPGMLRRLNEVFLQRDINIAAQYLETAGDLGYVVLDADLGGQDSGELLQQIRALDGTVGARLVFEH comes from the coding sequence ATGCCAGCCCCAGGCCAAAGCCCTGAGCGGAGCGCGAAGGCGCTGCTGCTCGAAGGCGTCAATGACAGTGCCGTGGACCTGTTCCGGAGCGCGGGCTTTGCCAATGTCGAGCGGCTGACCAAGGCGCTGGACGGCGAGGCGCTGCGCCAGGCGCTCAAGGGCGTGTCGTTGCTCGGCATCCGCTCGCGCACCCAGATTACCGACGACGTGCTGGCGGCCGCCGATCAGCTCCTTGCGGTCGGCTGCTTCAGCGTCGGCACCAACCAGGTCGATCTGCTGGCGGCGCGCAAGCGCGGTATTCCCGTCTTCAACGCCCCGTTCTCCAACACGCGCAGCGTCGCCGAACTCGTGATCGGCGAGATCGTGATGCTGCTGCGGCAGATTTTCCCGCGCTCGGTCTCGGCCCATGACGGCGGCTGGGACAAGTCCGCGACCGGCAGCCGCGAGGTCCGCGGCCGCACCCTCGGCATCATCGGCTACGGCAATATCGGCTCGCAGCTCTCGACCCTGGCCGAGGCCATGGGCATGCGGGTGATCTATTACGACCGCACCGACAAGCTCCGCCACGGCAACACCGAGCCGGTCGAGAAGCTCGAGGAGCTGCTGGCGCAGAGCGACGTCGTCAGCCTGCACGTGCCGGAGACGCCGGAGACATCAGGCATGATCGGCGAGAAGGAGCTGCGGGCGATGAAGCCGGGCTCCTTCCTGATCAACAACAGCCGCGGCACCGTGGTCGATCTCGATGCGCTGGCGCGCGCCTTGCGCGACGGTCACATCGCCGGTGCCGCCATCGACGTGTTTCCGGTCGAGCCGTCGTCGAATTCCGATCGTTTCAAGAGCCCGGTGCAGGGCCTCGGCAACGTCATCCTTACCCCGCATATCGGCGGCTCGACCGAGGAGGCGCAGGAGCGCATCGGCGGCGAGGTCGCGCGCAAGCTGGTCGACTATTTCATCACCGGCTCGACCATGGGTGCGGTGAACTTCCCGGAGGTGCAGTTGCATCTGCGTCCCTCCGGCGCGCGCTTCAGCCATGTCCATCGCAACGTGCCGGGCATGCTGCGGCGGCTCAACGAGGTCTTCCTCCAGCGCGACATCAACATCGCGGCGCAATATCTGGAGACCGCCGGCGACCTCGGCTACGTCGTGCTCGATGCCGATCTCGGCGGCCAGGATTCGGGCGAATTGCTCCAGCAGATCCGCGCTCTCGACGGCACGGTCGGCGCAAGGCTGGTATTCGAGCACTAA
- a CDS encoding PepSY-associated TM helix domain-containing protein, producing MAARLGHNIKAVLRQVHSIAGLALALLLSLIALTGAIISFEDEIVDHLNAGIMQVLPRSTPALMPDELVARLKAAQDFGKVSAVTLSSDPAAAVHVRFGRDEQGGRPASLYLDPYDARVLGSPRGEEFFATVRRLHRWLLIPGDAKGWGRQVTGVAALGLIVMLVSGLVLRWPRRAGSVKMWLKPNLGLSGRGLHRTLHAVIGTWVLLIYLVMTLTGLWYSFDWYKDGVAWLLSRPHVAAAKMQPKMPAKAPRVAAVSEPARPIGFDQAWTTFQREEGDRFSRALLTLPAGPGTAIRIRSWGKDSTLEATRDEFRVDAATGQLVAADRYADKTFGEKIIAAVYDIHRGAILGWPGKLAFMIAAALMPLFAITGLLLYLSRRRLRRPAQPPLGLLVPGE from the coding sequence ATGGCAGCGCGGTTGGGGCACAACATCAAGGCCGTCCTGCGCCAGGTCCACTCCATTGCGGGCCTCGCGCTCGCGCTGCTGCTGTCCCTGATCGCGCTGACCGGCGCGATCATCAGTTTTGAGGACGAGATCGTCGACCACCTGAACGCCGGCATCATGCAGGTCTTGCCGCGGTCCACGCCGGCGCTGATGCCGGACGAACTGGTCGCGCGGCTGAAGGCGGCCCAGGATTTCGGCAAGGTCTCGGCCGTCACTCTGTCGAGCGATCCGGCCGCGGCGGTGCATGTCCGCTTCGGCCGCGATGAGCAGGGCGGGCGGCCGGCTTCGCTCTATCTCGATCCCTATGACGCGCGCGTGCTGGGCTCGCCGCGGGGCGAGGAATTTTTCGCGACGGTGCGCAGGCTGCATCGCTGGCTGCTCATCCCCGGCGATGCCAAGGGCTGGGGGCGCCAGGTCACCGGCGTCGCCGCGCTCGGCCTGATCGTCATGCTGGTTTCGGGTCTCGTGCTGCGCTGGCCGCGCCGTGCCGGCAGCGTGAAGATGTGGCTGAAGCCCAATCTCGGACTCAGCGGACGCGGTCTGCACCGAACGCTGCATGCGGTGATCGGCACCTGGGTTCTTCTGATCTATCTGGTGATGACGCTCACCGGGCTCTGGTACTCGTTCGATTGGTACAAGGACGGCGTCGCCTGGCTGCTGTCGCGCCCGCATGTGGCAGCCGCGAAGATGCAGCCCAAGATGCCTGCAAAGGCGCCGCGCGTGGCGGCCGTTTCCGAGCCGGCCCGGCCGATCGGATTCGATCAGGCATGGACTACGTTCCAGCGCGAGGAGGGCGACCGCTTCTCCAGGGCCCTGCTGACGCTGCCCGCCGGCCCCGGCACGGCGATACGGATTCGGTCGTGGGGCAAGGATTCGACGCTCGAGGCCACGCGCGACGAATTCCGCGTTGATGCCGCTACCGGTCAATTGGTCGCCGCGGATCGCTACGCCGACAAGACCTTCGGCGAGAAGATCATCGCGGCCGTGTACGACATCCATCGTGGTGCGATCCTGGGGTGGCCGGGCAAGCTCGCGTTCATGATTGCCGCGGCCTTGATGCCGCTATTCGCGATCACCGGTCTCCTGCTCTACCTGTCGCGCCGCAGGTTGCGGCGTCCTGCGCAGCCGCCGCTCGGGCTCCTCGTTCCCGGCGAGTGA
- a CDS encoding rhodanese-like domain-containing protein: protein MKLSTVTPADIRRALLLREEIALLDLRYEAAFATGHPLFAANMAADRIAIEAEVRLPRKDVAVVLYDDGEGLVAAGAERLAALGYSNVRALDGGLRAWRDAGYQVFEDVNSYSKAFGELVEARRHTPSFSADEVAKLIADKANIAILDVRRFDEYATMNIPGSVSVPGAELVLRAGQAAPDPDTTIIVNCAGRTRSIIGTQSLINAGVPNKVRALRNGTIGWTLARHALNHGADRRGAIGPFEGGPANARDVAYRAGVRHIGAGEAATLAAQTDRTLYRFDVRDAEEYAAGHLPGFRHYPGGQLVQETDMAAPVRGARILLTDDKGVRADMTASWLAQMGWEVYVLEGGYDGALEVGPPLVLPKPDPAHRYRRPYEGTDVAEGAMQAYLDWEYGLVEQLRRDGTHGFYVI, encoded by the coding sequence ATGAAGCTTTCGACCGTCACCCCCGCCGACATCCGCCGCGCGCTGCTGCTGCGCGAGGAGATCGCGCTGCTCGATCTCAGATACGAGGCCGCCTTCGCCACCGGCCATCCGCTGTTCGCGGCCAACATGGCCGCGGACCGGATCGCGATTGAGGCCGAGGTGAGACTGCCGCGCAAGGACGTTGCGGTTGTGCTCTATGATGACGGTGAGGGTTTGGTCGCGGCGGGCGCAGAGCGCCTTGCGGCGCTCGGCTACAGCAATGTCCGTGCGCTCGATGGCGGGCTGAGGGCCTGGCGCGATGCGGGCTATCAGGTGTTCGAGGACGTCAATTCCTATTCGAAAGCGTTCGGCGAGCTGGTCGAGGCGCGACGTCATACGCCGTCGTTCAGTGCCGACGAAGTGGCAAAACTGATCGCGGACAAGGCCAACATCGCGATCCTCGACGTCCGCCGCTTCGACGAATATGCGACCATGAACATTCCGGGCTCGGTCAGCGTGCCCGGCGCGGAACTTGTGCTGCGGGCAGGCCAGGCCGCGCCCGATCCCGACACCACCATCATCGTCAATTGTGCCGGCCGCACCCGTTCGATCATCGGCACCCAGTCGCTGATCAATGCGGGCGTGCCCAACAAGGTGCGGGCGTTGCGCAACGGCACCATCGGCTGGACGCTGGCGCGGCATGCGCTCAACCACGGCGCCGACCGGCGCGGCGCGATCGGGCCGTTCGAGGGCGGCCCGGCCAATGCCCGCGACGTCGCCTATCGCGCCGGCGTCCGCCACATCGGCGCAGGCGAGGCGGCGACGCTCGCGGCGCAGACCGATCGCACGCTCTACCGCTTCGACGTGCGCGATGCGGAGGAATACGCGGCCGGCCACCTTCCGGGCTTCCGCCATTATCCCGGCGGCCAGCTTGTCCAGGAGACCGACATGGCCGCACCGGTGCGTGGCGCACGCATCCTCCTGACCGACGACAAGGGCGTCCGCGCTGACATGACGGCATCCTGGCTCGCGCAGATGGGCTGGGAGGTGTACGTGCTCGAAGGCGGCTATGACGGCGCGCTGGAGGTCGGTCCGCCGCTCGTGCTGCCGAAGCCGGATCCGGCGCACCGCTATCGCCGTCCCTATGAGGGGACCGATGTCGCGGAAGGTGCGATGCAGGCCTATCTCGACTGGGAGTATGGCCTCGTCGAACAACTCCGCCGCGATGGAACGCACGGGTTTTATGTGATTTGA